In Mycobacterium gallinarum, a single window of DNA contains:
- a CDS encoding DUF4333 domain-containing protein, whose product MIVAVPRVAVAAIAAPMLFLTACNFSFSAGGPDYDKLEKSISDELKGTYSEITPNAPKVTCPRDQPDPEKGDTFICTAEVEGEPVRVEVKVADDDGNVDFTTLDVVYDMARTGRLLGEDIESKMGFPVTVRCGSGVKIVPIGDSFTCTAVDENSVEKTVEVTAVEIGKDNWRIID is encoded by the coding sequence TTCCTGACGGCGTGCAATTTCTCTTTTTCCGCCGGCGGTCCCGATTACGACAAGCTGGAGAAGTCCATCTCCGACGAGCTCAAGGGCACCTATTCGGAGATCACTCCGAATGCTCCGAAAGTGACATGCCCACGAGACCAGCCGGACCCCGAGAAGGGTGACACCTTCATCTGCACCGCAGAAGTGGAAGGCGAACCGGTCCGGGTCGAGGTCAAGGTGGCCGACGACGACGGAAACGTCGACTTCACCACGCTGGACGTGGTCTACGACATGGCTCGCACAGGGCGGCTGCTTGGCGAGGACATCGAATCGAAGATGGGCTTCCCGGTCACGGTGCGATGCGGTAGCGGTGTCAAAATCGTCCCCATCGGCGACAGTTTCACCTGTACGGCGGTCGACGAGAATTCCGTCGAAAAGACCGTCGAAGTGACGGCAGTCGAAATCGGCAAGGACAACTGGCGGATCATCGACTAG